Below is a genomic region from Salmo trutta chromosome 19, fSalTru1.1, whole genome shotgun sequence.
GACCAATGAGAATCTAGATACAGGTATTCGGATGCTTGGAGCAGTGGGAAGGCTTTCCCCTCTCCAACTGACCCTTTTTAAGCACTGGGGGGTATTCCACTAGAAAAAAATTCCCTCTGAAGAAGCAGGAATACTGCGAAACGTCAGGAATTTTGAACGGGACAACACAGCGGGCATCACATTGGATACGGGTTTGATAACAGTATTTGAGTTGGTTGTTTTTTTTaactataaaataataaaagTTACGTTTTAATTGAAGATGTGGAGGGTTTTAGAGGTAACTGGGAGAAAAACACTCCAGCTGGAGAAGCTGTAACTGAACTGCAACCCAGAACTTTTTAAACTGCACATCTGAGTCCACAGCATCGAACAACATCGACCCCAGGAGTTATACAAAGACCCAGACTCAGCATCCAGACTCAACCTCTCGACTCCAGCCTCAACAACAAGGCGAACTGGACAACATCTACTCAAGGAGTTACAAAAAGACGTTAAGGGTTTGGCTACAACATCGACGGCCTTACCCTCCATCTCCAACACCCAGACTCGACCTCTACTTCAAACCCCAGCCTCAACAACAAGGCGGTAAGAACCCACACTGAGCAGCACATCGTCTCGTGCTGCCCAGAAATTCACATCTTGCAATTAAAACACACACCCGGCCGGTGGCTGCACGCTGTCCTGCCCCTACTAGTGAATGACACCCACCCCAACAGGAAACCATGCAGTCCCTTATGAGTATAGCAACGCAGCAACGCAGTAGTAGAGCCCAACAACCCCTTAATAACAGAGTCTTACAACCCCCCACTAATAGAGTCCCACACCCCCTTCTCAGCAGACAGCCACGCCTTAACCAACCCCCTGATGAGGCAACCAGGCAAACATCAAAACTGTACTTCAAGTTGATACAGGCCATCCATCATAAAGAAATCATTGATAAAGCCATCTCAGACCGTAGGTTCCCTAGTGGCATGATGAGACAGGTGAACAGACTCACCAATTTTATCAAGCCATCCTCACCCACAGATTACACTGCAGCTCAAGTACTACAGAACACACAGCAATGGATGAACAATAACATGAACATATTACAAATACACTACCAGACAATTATCGAATCACTCACACAACCACCCAATACATTCAACACTCTGGCATTGCACATAGCTGTGGGCTGGGCTCATAAGAGATACACACATAAACTGACACACACTACCATCACTACAGTGGAAACAATTTTGAATAGTTCCTTAGAAACTCACTACAGACAACTCCCTAGGACTACCCTTTCTTACCCCACTACAGAGCTCCCCTTCCCCTCAGCCTCCCCCCAGCCAATAACCACATTGGCCCCCGGGCCACTGGAACAACAACAGAACCCCTGGCATACAGCCTCAGCTCAAATACAGGCCCCACCACAGTTGAATTCTCTGCCCACCACCTCAGCACCAGTTCCTTTCTCACCAACGTTGGAGGACTTCCCTCCTTTACCCAAGCTCTCTCCTCCAGGTAAGCCTCAGGCCTCTCAAAAACGATCATCCCCACTGGGGCTACGCCCTGCCCCAGCACAGTGCTCTGTAAACCAGAAGCTAAATAATCAGCATCCTCCTCTTCCCCAGACACAATCTTCCACTGAGATAGGGATCCGTACCTCAACACCCTCTTCCCCAGTTGCACCTTCGCAGACACAGATAGATGTCAGCAATATTGCCCTAAACAACTCCCCACCTCATCCTAAGAACAACATGGCACCCACTCCCCCCCTTTCTCCCAAGGCAAAAGGAAAGGAGATTATAAGAACCCCTACCTCCACTTCCCCTCATGACCCACAGAGAGTAAACAACCCATGGACCACCCAGGAGCACAGTATCCCAAGCATCATTGGTCCCCCATCGCCCACCATAGACACCAACCTGGAATTGACAACCACTAACACCTCTAATTTAATTCAGGCCCCAGTTGAGTTCCACCATAGGGCCTGCAGCCAGCCAGAAACCCTCAGTGCTATAGCAACACTACCCAATCCCCTAGTTAACACCCCTACCACCAAGGTGTATAAACATAGTAATGTCTCAGTCAAAACCTTGGAAAGGATTTCACCACTATCGCTTTCACCAACAGGAGGCGCCAGATCAGGGGGTGAGACTAGGACTGGGCAGTTTCAGGGGCAAATGATGATTAAAGGACAAAGCAATGAGCAACAACCCAAAAACAACCAATCTGAGCCCCTCCAAAAAGACATCATGTCACTGCCAGTCCGAGACCCCTGTATAACTGGCGCCTCAACATACCCACCCCAGTTTGAATTTCAACCCCAGCCTCAGCCACAACCCCAGCATCAACCCCCAACCCCAGCAACCCTCCAGAAACCATCATACCATAAAGCCAGACCAAAAGGCAAGGTGGCGGATTGGAATTTTAAAGGATACAAACCGATACTAGTCTTGGGAGACTCGAATGTTAATAGAATCCCTCCATTTCACAACCCAAACATACAAGTGGACAGTTACCCCGGAGCAACTTTTTATCATTTCACAAGGGTCCTGGAGAAAACAGAAATTCACGTAGACACCAGCGTAGTGGTTCTCTCGGTGGGCATAAACAACATGGATAATGACCCCTACAAAACCTCAATCAAACAGATTGCATCAATGCACAAGGAAGCAAGACTCACTTTCCCTAATGCAATCATTTACATCCCCATTATTAATCACTCACACCTCCTTTCACCAGATCAAAAACGAAACCTCAAAGTCATTAATGGTTACATCACCACACATGGCCCATTTCTCTTGGAGATACCCCATGATGAATTTCACACAACATCAGACCGGATACACTGGACAACAACCACAGCAGACCTCATTTTTAAGAATTGGTGTGAGCAGCTAAATTTAGAATAGGCTCTACCCACAATTTGGACCCACCTAGCCACACCACACTTCTTTTCATCCCAACCCCCTgtactctccccctccctttcttccCCAGTCGCTTGGTTAGATTACCCAACGGAGGGGGTAGTTGGCCCCTCCTTATCAAATATCATGAATTTTGTCCAAGTCATTTCAACCCACAGCAGCACAGACCCAACTCTTGGAGAGGGGTTGTCTTTCATTCCCCGCCCAAGTAAATTTGACTGGGAAGAACTTCATAGGGACACACATAAATATCACAGACGACTGAAACTTCTAGACTACTTTGACTACCAGACCATGACAACCATTTACCATTCACCCTTCCCTCAACCTGGGAAACCTAGACTGTCCAGATAGATAGGAGGGTAAAGAACCTAATTAGAACCGACCAAGACACCCTTCACAACTATCACACCCAGGCAGATAGACAGGACAACATCACCCGCACAGAGAGACAAGCCATAAAAGAACTTATAAACAACCCTCACATCATATTGAAACCGGCAGACAAGGGATCGAAAACAGTGATCCTAGATAAACACCAATACATATACGAGGCAAATAGACAGTTATCCAATACAAGTACTAGGTACCAATAGGAAACAGCTTACAACCACAGACTCAGACTAAATTGCGCAGAATCATACAAACACTTTATGATAAACGGCACATCACGAAAAAACAAAGAGATTTTCTATTTGGACCAGACACTCCACGACCCAGACTGTTTTATCTGCTTTGCAAGATTCATAAAGAGCCAGAAACCTGGACAATTCCCTATGAAGTTCCTCCCGGTAGGCCAATCGTATCAGACTGTAGTAGTGAATCATACAACATAGCTCAATACATTGACCATCATATCAACCCTCTCTCCACCAGACACCCCAGCTACCTCAGAGACACTTATCACTTTCTCGAGAAGATCAAACCCATAGTTGTTCCCTCCCAAACATATATATTCACTATAGATATTgatagcttatacactaacatAAATACAGCAACAGGAGTACAGACGGTTAGAAACCTTTTCCATGCCACACCGGACAGGAATAGACCAGATAATGAAATACTACAATTATTAGAAATCAGCCTCACACACAATGACTTTATATTCAATGATAGGCACTATTTACAGGTGGAGGGAACAGGCTATGGGTAAGAAATTTGCCCCGGCATATGCAAACATCTACATGgctgaatgggagagagagggcattGGCAAGGTGCCCACATCAACCTACATTCTACTACAGATTTCCTAGACGACATTATAGGAGCCTGGCCTCAT
It encodes:
- the LOC115155039 gene encoding leucine-rich repeat extensin-like protein 5, whose protein sequence is MQSLMSIATQQRSSRAQQPLNNRVLQPPTNRVPHPLLSRQPRLNQPPDEATRQTSKLYFKLIQAIHHKEIIDKAISDRRFPSGMMRQVNRLTNFIKPSSPTDYTAAQVLQNTQQWMNNNMNILQIHYQTIIESLTQPPNTFNTLALHIAVGWAHKRYTHKLTHTTITTVETILNSSLETHYRQLPRTTLSYPTTELPFPSASPQPITTLAPGPLEQQQNPWHTASAQIQAPPQLNSLPTTSAPVPFSPTLEDFPPLPKLSPPGKPQASQKRSSPLGLRPAPAQCSVNQKLNNQHPPLPQTQSSTEIGIRTSTPSSPVAPSQTQIDVSNIALNNSPPHPKNNMAPTPPLSPKAKGKEIIRTPTSTSPHDPQRVNNPWTTQEHSIPSIIGPPSPTIDTNLELTTTNTSNLIQAPVEFHHRACSQPETLSAIATLPNPLVNTPTTKVYKHSNVSVKTLERISPLSLSPTGGARSGGETRTGQFQGQMMIKGQSNEQQPKNNQSEPLQKDIMSLPVRDPCITGASTYPPQFEFQPQPQPQPQHQPPTPATLQKPSYHKARPKGKVADWNFNGYKPILVLGDSNSLG